The DNA window AGCACATTAAAAGCGTTTTAAATATCTTTATTTCTGTCGCTTCAGTTGTATCTTTTAATTACTCAGTATATTTGACTGCTGAATATCATCCATTCGCTTATTATCATACGCTTACTTGTGTATGGGAGTTTGGGAATGGTGGGTTGTTGGCATTAATGATTCTATAGTTAGTAATATCAATTAAAATTGCATGGTTGTGTGGTTGGCTAGGATTAATTGGGCTGATTAGTTGTGGCATTGTATTGCAAGTATCACAATTTTCCCGAGCTATACAGCAATATGGGGTGGTATTATCAGTTGTGTTTATAATTAAGGTTGGTAGTTACTCAACAAACTTTAGAGCTTTCCGATGAAACCTATAAAAATTTTATAGTGATTTATTGACTAAAGGTTACTATTTTCTACATAAAGGGAATATGATATGATTATGAAACACAAAAGAGGTGGTAAAGTGCGAAAGAAATACCGGGAGTTAAAACGTAAGGGGAACGTCATTGTCTTTCCAACCACAGTAGATCGCTTACTGACAGAAGGAATGACTTATTTAAAAGAAGAGAAGTACGAAGATGCCCGGGACAGTCTGTATCAGGTACTAAGTTATGAACCTGTTAATGTAGCTGCACTAGGTGGTTATACATATTGTCTGTATGAACTTGGAGAGTTTGGGGAAGCTTTAGAAGTGTGCAGAGAATTATTGCAAATCGGTCCGATCCACTACTTGGAGACGATGGAGCTATACATAAGTATTTTAATGCAAGTCCGTGAATTTGAAGAAGCGGAAAAGATGATTGAGGTTTTAATAGAAGAAAAAGTTTTACCTGAAGAACGATTAGAACAGTTTCAGCAATTACGAGAGTTGAACGAACGCATTTCAGCAAATGCAACTTCAGAGAAAGTTGATGCATCGCTTTATGCGATAGAAAACTTTCTGTCACTACACCCTTCAGAACAAGAACAACTGATTCTATCGTTGCCTACTACGTCTTATCAAGCGCTCAAAAAAAAGCTGCTGGCAATTATTGAACATGTAGAAGCGGATTTGTTGACGAAAACATACATATTATTTATGCTGTCTCAAGAAAAGATTGAAGCGGAAGTAAGAGTACAGAAATTTCATTACAAAGATGTATTTACGATTAGTGAGCTACCTGATCCAGTTAATGATGAACGCATACAAAAAATCTCCTCTTTAATGGAAAGAGCTTTAGAAAAAGATCCAACTCGCCTAGAGTTAGTAAAAGAGCTGTTTGAACGTCATATTTACTTGCTTTATCCGTTTATGTGGGATGACTTTAATGAAGAGAAAATAGCGCAAGCGTATATGGAATATACAGCAGGGTTATTTACTGGAATGAGTTCATTTGAAGAGGATGAAAAGCTATTAGAGTGGATTCAACAGGCTGAACTTTGGTTTGAGATGCGTAATGGGTAGAAATAGTTGAACCTGTGTGCATCTGTGCTATAATATTGAAGTTGTCAAAAATCGTAGAAAACGTTAAATGACTTTTAAGAAAATGTTTGGAGGGCTTATAATTATGTCAGCAAAATGGGAAAAACAAGAAGGTAACACAGGGGTTTTAACAGTAGAAGTTCCTGCAGAAGAAGTAAACGCAGGTCTTGATAAAGCGTTTAAGAAAGTTGTTAAAGAAATAAACGTACCAGGTTTCCGTAAAGGGAAAATGCCACGTCAAATGTTCGAAAAGCGTTTTGGCGCTGAGTCACTTTACCAGGATGCATTAGATTTCATCCTACCTGATGCTTACGCAAACGCTGTTGAAGAAGCAGGAATCAACCCAGTTGATCGTCCTGAAATCGACATCGAAACAATCGAAAAAAACCAACCACTTGTATTTACGGCTAAAGTAATCGTAAAACCTGAAGTTGAGCTTGGCGAATACAAAGGTCTTGAAGCATCAAAACCTGATACAGAAGTAACTGACGAAGATATCGAAAAACAATTGAAAGAAAACCAAGAACGTTTGGCTGAGTTGACTGTTAAAGAAGACGAAGCAATCGTTGAAGGCGATACAGCTGTTATCGATTTCGAAGGATTTGTAGACGGAGAAGCGTTTGAAGGCGGACAAGGCAATGATTATTCGCTTGAGATCGGTTCAAACTCATTTATCCCAGGATTTGAAGAGCAATTGGTAGGCGTTAAAGCTGGAGAAGAAAAAGAAGTTGAAGTTTCTTTCCCAGAAGAATACCATGCTGCTGAACTTGCAGGAAAAGCTGCAACGTTCAAAGTAAAAGTAAACGAAGTTAAAGGCAAAGAACTTCCTGAGCTTAACGACGAATTGGCAAAAGAAATTGACCCAGAAGTTGAAAGCTTAGAAGCGCTACGCACTAAAATGAAAGATAGCTTAGTTGCTGAGAAAAAATCAGCTGCTGATGCGAAACTTCGTGATGAATTAGTTCAAAAAGCTGCTGAAAACGCAACTATTGATATTCCACATGCAATGATCCACACTGAAATGGACCGCATGATGAGCGATTTTGAACAACGTTTAACTCAACAAGGTATGAACCTTGAGTTATACTTCCAATTCTCTGGTCAAGACGAAGCTGCACTTCGTGAGCAAATGCACGGTGATGCTGAAACACGCGTACGCGTTTCAATGACACTTGAAGAAATTGCTAAAGCTGAAAACATGCAAGTTACTTCAGAAGACATCGATAAAGAGCTTGAAAAAATGGCTGCTCAATTCAATATGGACATTGAACAGATCAAAACAGCTTTAGGTGGAACTGAAATGCTTGAAAACGATATCCGCATGCAGAACACAGTTGAGTTCCTAGTGGACAACGCTAAAATTTCTGAGTAACACATAAGCAATTTATAAGTAATACGGAAAACAAGGTGCGGAAACGCACCTTGTTTTCCACTACATAGAAGAATGATTAATATGTGTGTAGCAGCGAAATTGACGCTGAATCTAATTAGTTGCTACAATTACGATAATCTTGTAAGATAATTGCTTGAATAGGGGTGAATACATTGTTCAAATTCAATGACGAAAAAGAGCATTTAAAATGTTCGTTTTGCGGTAAACCACAAGAGCAGGTTCGTAAACTGGTGGCAGGACCAGGTGTTTATATTTGTGACGAGTGTATTGAGCTTTGTACGGAAATCGTAGAAGAAGAGCTTGGTACAGACGAAGAAGTAGAGTTTAAAGAAGTACCTAAGCCAAAAGAAATTTTAGACATTTTGAATGGCTATGTAATTGGTCAGGAAAAAGCGAAAAAATCATTGGCTGTAGCAGTTTATAACCACTAT is part of the Planococcus sp. PAMC 21323 genome and encodes:
- the tig gene encoding trigger factor translates to MSAKWEKQEGNTGVLTVEVPAEEVNAGLDKAFKKVVKEINVPGFRKGKMPRQMFEKRFGAESLYQDALDFILPDAYANAVEEAGINPVDRPEIDIETIEKNQPLVFTAKVIVKPEVELGEYKGLEASKPDTEVTDEDIEKQLKENQERLAELTVKEDEAIVEGDTAVIDFEGFVDGEAFEGGQGNDYSLEIGSNSFIPGFEEQLVGVKAGEEKEVEVSFPEEYHAAELAGKAATFKVKVNEVKGKELPELNDELAKEIDPEVESLEALRTKMKDSLVAEKKSAADAKLRDELVQKAAENATIDIPHAMIHTEMDRMMSDFEQRLTQQGMNLELYFQFSGQDEAALREQMHGDAETRVRVSMTLEEIAKAENMQVTSEDIDKELEKMAAQFNMDIEQIKTALGGTEMLENDIRMQNTVEFLVDNAKISE
- a CDS encoding tetratricopeptide repeat protein, with product MIMKHKRGGKVRKKYRELKRKGNVIVFPTTVDRLLTEGMTYLKEEKYEDARDSLYQVLSYEPVNVAALGGYTYCLYELGEFGEALEVCRELLQIGPIHYLETMELYISILMQVREFEEAEKMIEVLIEEKVLPEERLEQFQQLRELNERISANATSEKVDASLYAIENFLSLHPSEQEQLILSLPTTSYQALKKKLLAIIEHVEADLLTKTYILFMLSQEKIEAEVRVQKFHYKDVFTISELPDPVNDERIQKISSLMERALEKDPTRLELVKELFERHIYLLYPFMWDDFNEEKIAQAYMEYTAGLFTGMSSFEEDEKLLEWIQQAELWFEMRNG